From one Streptomyces sp. N50 genomic stretch:
- a CDS encoding SCO1860 family LAETG-anchored protein: MNGTNFRMPARRWATVATATALAAGPVALAGAGSAHASIDQGRASAVVLRTGLDVSLLNKTVDVPLAVSLNEVQAPRSAEKTALTAQLDGVNGGQPFSVLSADVATARATVSATKSEGYTNLAHARLHVPGLPLLSLIEVDAVMSKATCEAGKAPVATSHLPGAVTVLGKRITVTASGPTDVEVPGVGSVRLDLSKTSTTSRTAAATALELKVSVNPLKLNVADVEGTVTLARATCEAPKVAAVTPPSSKPAPDVKPQGAPAEAGLAETGGSSVTPYIAGGAVLLLALGGGAVLTARRRRG; this comes from the coding sequence TTGAACGGCACCAACTTCCGCATGCCCGCACGCCGTTGGGCCACCGTGGCCACGGCGACCGCCCTCGCCGCCGGTCCCGTGGCGCTGGCCGGCGCGGGGTCCGCCCACGCGAGTATCGACCAGGGTCGTGCTAGCGCCGTCGTGCTCCGCACCGGGCTCGACGTGTCCCTGCTCAACAAGACCGTGGACGTCCCTCTCGCGGTCTCCCTCAACGAGGTCCAGGCGCCGCGGAGTGCCGAAAAGACCGCGCTCACCGCCCAGTTGGACGGGGTGAACGGCGGGCAGCCGTTCAGCGTGCTCAGTGCGGACGTCGCCACGGCGAGGGCGACGGTGTCCGCGACCAAGTCCGAGGGGTACACGAACCTCGCCCATGCCCGGCTGCACGTCCCCGGTCTGCCGCTGCTCTCGCTCATCGAGGTCGACGCGGTCATGTCGAAGGCGACGTGCGAGGCGGGGAAGGCGCCGGTCGCCACGTCGCATCTGCCGGGGGCGGTGACGGTGCTCGGCAAGCGGATCACGGTAACTGCCAGTGGTCCTACGGATGTTGAGGTGCCGGGGGTCGGTTCGGTGCGGCTCGACCTGTCCAAGACGTCGACCACGTCCCGTACGGCCGCCGCGACCGCCCTCGAACTCAAGGTCTCCGTCAACCCGTTGAAGCTGAACGTCGCCGACGTGGAGGGGACGGTGACGTTGGCGCGGGCGACGTGTGAGGCGCCGAAGGTTGCCGCCGTCACTCCGCCCTCTTCCAAGCCGGCGCCGGATGTGAAGCCCCAAGGGGCGCCTGCGGAGGCGGGGTTGGCCGAGACGGGGGGTAGTTCCGTGACGCCGTACATCGCGGGTGGGGCGGTGTTGCTGCTGGCGCTGGGCGGGGGAGCGGTACTGACAGCGCGCCGGCGCCGGGGCTGA
- a CDS encoding FAD-dependent monooxygenase, whose amino-acid sequence MVVVVGAGPTGLALACGLALAGVSVRIVDKAERPSTASRALGIQPRGSEVLNRLGALKGLPERSVRITEFVTHVNGKCLMRLKVGAHAALVDRPVLVNSQAEVEAQLLRRLRELGVEVEWGRKFVDADEDAENVTVQLEDGAVRARWLVGCDGAHSRVRASAEIGFPGAPTMDGFFLTDVRASLPFPRDVVSAWLHREGMLGVFPLPGDGVWRLVASAPADGEDIGSDGVSDALRLAVQKHAGIQPPERWTDLWTSTFRIQRRLATRYRSGRVLLAGDAAHVHSPFGGQGMNTGLGDAENLAWKLALVASGRAHSRLLDTYESERRPAAREVLASTSGVTRLALADNMVMRTVRDRVLVPLLRLPTAQRLLWEKSSQLRISYCSGPLGGRWSRLRIGVGPRAGDRVPDLACLREDGVRTRLHRELGHRWAIVAPAPVAPAFADIARRHLGADTVVAPLSETGGRRTVMLVRPDAHLGWAGVSSAALDDWLTRALGGGGGLR is encoded by the coding sequence ATGGTGGTCGTGGTCGGCGCGGGGCCGACCGGGCTAGCCTTGGCATGCGGCCTGGCCCTGGCCGGAGTATCGGTGAGGATCGTCGACAAGGCGGAGCGGCCGTCGACAGCGTCACGTGCTCTGGGGATCCAGCCGCGGGGCTCCGAAGTCCTCAACCGGCTCGGAGCTCTGAAGGGGCTACCGGAGCGTTCGGTGCGGATCACGGAGTTCGTCACGCACGTCAACGGCAAGTGTCTGATGCGTCTGAAGGTCGGCGCGCACGCGGCGCTGGTGGATCGCCCTGTGCTCGTCAATTCGCAGGCAGAGGTGGAAGCGCAGTTGCTGCGGCGGCTCCGCGAGCTTGGTGTCGAGGTGGAGTGGGGACGGAAGTTCGTCGACGCTGATGAGGATGCGGAGAACGTGACCGTTCAGCTGGAGGACGGGGCGGTGCGCGCGAGGTGGCTGGTGGGCTGCGACGGGGCGCACAGCCGTGTGCGTGCGTCGGCGGAAATCGGCTTTCCCGGAGCGCCCACGATGGATGGTTTTTTCCTCACGGATGTGCGTGCATCGTTGCCGTTTCCCAGAGACGTGGTGTCGGCGTGGCTGCACCGGGAGGGAATGCTCGGGGTATTTCCTCTGCCTGGGGACGGCGTCTGGCGACTGGTGGCGTCGGCTCCCGCAGATGGCGAGGACATCGGTTCCGATGGTGTGTCGGACGCGCTGAGACTGGCCGTTCAGAAGCACGCCGGAATCCAGCCGCCCGAGCGATGGACGGACCTGTGGACTTCGACCTTTCGTATTCAGCGCCGCCTCGCCACCAGGTACCGGTCCGGCCGAGTTCTGCTGGCGGGAGATGCCGCTCACGTACACAGCCCGTTCGGTGGGCAGGGCATGAACACCGGGCTCGGTGATGCCGAGAACCTGGCTTGGAAGCTCGCACTGGTCGCCTCGGGCAGAGCCCACAGCCGCCTGCTGGACACCTACGAAAGCGAACGGCGTCCGGCGGCCCGCGAGGTACTGGCTTCGACGAGTGGCGTTACGCGTCTGGCCCTCGCGGACAACATGGTGATGCGCACCGTCCGTGACCGTGTCCTGGTTCCGTTGCTCCGTCTCCCGACGGCCCAGCGGCTACTCTGGGAGAAGTCCTCGCAGCTCAGGATCAGCTACTGCAGCGGGCCTCTGGGAGGCCGGTGGTCGCGCCTTCGGATCGGTGTCGGACCGCGTGCGGGCGATCGCGTACCCGACCTGGCCTGCCTCCGGGAGGACGGCGTCCGCACTCGCCTGCACAGGGAGCTCGGTCACCGGTGGGCGATTGTCGCCCCCGCCCCGGTTGCGCCGGCCTTTGCGGACATCGCTCGCAGACACCTGGGCGCGGATACCGTGGTGGCCCCGCTCTCGGAGACCGGCGGGAGACGGACCGTCATGCTCGTTCGCCCCGACGCCCACCTCGGGTGGGCGGGCGTATCGTCGGCCGCGCTGGACGACTGGCTGACACGCGCTCTGGGTGGCGGTGGTGGCCTCCGCTGA
- a CDS encoding DNRLRE domain-containing protein: MATQAATVSVVTGGAFAADSGGAEAIAASTETKSAASSADSVAAALLMARMQDRKIEVTSEQTETSTTYALPSGELQTSTYAGPIRQQVDGKWQDIDTDLSDTGESLEPAVAAADIAVSDGGDTALVSVDKGSKSFGLGWESKLPTPSVKDDTASYALSDGQTLTVTALAQGFSQNVVLDKAPDQAPEYRIPVNLKGLELSVADSGHLLLKDSGGKLVAEAPAPMMWDSSKDDASGESKHQAPVATKVETADNGSQTLVLDPDADYFAQDLTYPVTVDPTSTLAVTTDTWVATNYTDSQVSSTELKSGTYDAGSTKARSYLKFDVSAFKGKHITDTNLALYSYYSSTCATTGAGTQVRRITGSWSSSDITWADQPSTTTTGAVTNTAAKGYSSTDCPAGTMNFDIDAIVQAWADGSANYGLRIAGASETDSLTWRRFRSANYVSGDGSTEPHLTVTYNSYPSVPTATAISPSQVNAYSGRRYVTTYTPTVSAKVTDVDGSSAKAQFEITNDPAYSGETSYSYTGTSASVVSGGTAKLTIPSASQLAGAHLRMRVRGYDGTDYGSWSSYLYFVPNVAKPAAPTVTCDTYTQNDWTAKADAAVSCTLDTTSSDGAGYHWGLDNSSLPNKKLDTTNGNGGDALTISVDPANGWHTLYARTVDSGGNLSSATTAYSFGVGADGAAILSPQDGDDTARRLTLSAKGLTSYTGVTWEYRRGEEDSWHTVPVGDVTASGSAVSAWPVAVTSGTATKLVWNTVNTLSEDGVIELRAAFTNGTTTGHSQTVEVTLDRDAGTAPSAPVGPGSVNQLTGDYTLAATDASAFDTTVSRVFSSRANDTDDEGQAQIFGPGWVSSVASQGAAYTQVRATSSTSVEVLSADGGTIAFTSTTGGGWKAQTGHESLTLTGTLSGTKFTLTDTDSNSTVFAKASSAVSTWTLSSTASAVGDSSVTIASESVVVGDDTLARPKYVISPTPAVTTAACQADPSTKGCRVLEFVYADTTTATSSALGDYKNQVKAVRLWATSPGASAATTETITSYAYDASGNLRSVWDPQISPALKTTYTYDSDGLLATLTEPGQLPWTFSYGTAGSALTSGAGMLLKASRSALAQGSNTDVSGTAVTSVVYDVPLSGSTAPYQLDQDTVAGWAQDEAPTDATAVFPPGSLPSSHTGSALAADAYTTATITYIDANGQETNTATPGGSITTTEYDEFGNTVAELSAANRELALGTATGAADTLAALGLADLSTADRAPLLAVVSEYSSDGERLLDEYGPLHEVTLTAQLAGSTTESTLAAGSVVPARPHTSYAYDENRPSGAKLSDLVTTTKTGALVDGYGTDADVRTVTTAYDWSTGQTTASGGDDTTGTAATYDSAGKVATTRTAGSSGTDAATIKYEYYTADGTGTCGSRSEWAGLACRTSPAADITDGGTNPDETVTTVYTYDRWLQLATKTETANGVTRTTTITKDNAGRPIKTTISGGTGKDVPATTVTYNETNGQLSQRTANGQTIAYTYDALGRPTSYGDGAGNVTTTSYDILDRPVKVTDSAPSTVTYAYDTAGNRKSLTDSAAGTFSASYDADGTLVSESLPGGTTLTIGTDTTGTETGRVYADANGTAIVSDTVRHNARGERVGHTQTDGSTTDTTYTYDSAARLTEATDTTATGCTTRAYTLDASSNRTALKTTTDDCDSSTDDATTASTSYDYDSADRLIASGVAYDAFGRTTTSGNSTLTYYANDLVNSETVGTSRRTWTLDAAARLAVSTDQTQATDGSWTTTGSITNHYGCDCDSPSWSKSSSGAVSRNVADLTGALAAVTTASGDTVLQLSNTHGDITVQLPLDTSVAPTVQQYDEYGNALDGTVSTAYGWLGSYQRDSGTLSGITLMGVRLYDAGSGRFLQSDPVYGGNDNSYEYCRGNPVSCTDLSGAYSYSYTYYLGGYFSSAKTVFKWIRNHFWVFPLSGCGSTLNRGERCNLKPVLGPVKVEKLTSTYFQFLSLKGHFEGPGKRLRFTFSKSWGVVSMKVKAWGPNKTRCDNNTLCSTANKIAARTGFALFASNIAFYTSAYGIW; this comes from the coding sequence ATGGCGACCCAGGCCGCGACGGTGTCCGTCGTGACAGGTGGGGCGTTCGCGGCGGACTCAGGTGGAGCGGAGGCCATCGCGGCTTCCACGGAGACGAAGTCGGCTGCCTCGTCGGCGGATTCGGTGGCCGCGGCGTTGCTGATGGCCCGGATGCAGGACCGGAAGATCGAGGTGACCTCCGAGCAGACGGAGACCTCGACGACCTACGCCCTGCCCTCAGGGGAGTTGCAAACGTCTACGTACGCCGGGCCGATCCGGCAACAGGTGGACGGCAAGTGGCAGGACATCGACACCGATCTGTCGGACACCGGCGAATCGCTGGAGCCTGCAGTGGCGGCGGCCGACATCGCCGTCTCCGACGGCGGTGACACCGCGCTGGTCTCGGTCGACAAGGGGTCCAAGTCCTTCGGGCTGGGCTGGGAGTCGAAGCTGCCGACCCCGTCGGTGAAGGACGACACCGCCTCCTACGCCCTGAGCGACGGCCAGACCCTCACGGTCACCGCGCTCGCCCAGGGCTTCAGCCAGAACGTCGTACTCGACAAGGCGCCGGACCAAGCGCCGGAGTACCGGATCCCTGTGAATCTCAAGGGACTTGAGCTGTCGGTGGCCGACTCTGGTCATCTACTGCTGAAGGACTCCGGCGGCAAACTGGTCGCTGAGGCGCCCGCGCCGATGATGTGGGACTCCTCCAAGGACGACGCGTCCGGCGAGTCGAAGCACCAGGCACCCGTCGCCACCAAGGTCGAGACTGCGGATAACGGCTCCCAGACCTTGGTACTCGATCCGGACGCGGACTACTTCGCGCAGGACCTGACCTACCCGGTCACCGTCGACCCCACCTCCACCCTGGCCGTGACCACGGACACCTGGGTGGCGACGAACTACACCGACTCGCAGGTCTCCTCGACCGAGCTGAAGTCGGGGACCTACGACGCAGGTTCGACGAAGGCCCGGTCGTATCTGAAGTTCGACGTGTCGGCGTTCAAGGGCAAGCACATCACCGACACCAACCTGGCGCTGTACTCGTACTACTCCTCGACCTGTGCCACCACGGGCGCGGGGACGCAGGTGCGGCGGATCACCGGATCGTGGTCGTCCTCCGACATCACCTGGGCTGACCAGCCGTCCACCACCACGACCGGCGCGGTGACCAATACCGCGGCCAAGGGCTACAGCAGCACCGACTGCCCGGCCGGCACGATGAACTTCGACATCGACGCCATCGTGCAGGCCTGGGCAGACGGCTCGGCCAACTATGGCCTGCGGATCGCGGGTGCGAGCGAGACCGACAGCCTGACCTGGCGGCGTTTCCGCTCGGCGAACTACGTCTCGGGGGACGGCTCCACCGAGCCGCACCTGACGGTGACCTACAACTCCTACCCGTCGGTGCCGACGGCGACGGCCATCTCGCCGTCGCAGGTCAACGCCTACAGCGGCAGGCGGTATGTGACGACGTACACGCCGACGGTGTCGGCGAAGGTCACGGACGTGGACGGTTCGTCGGCCAAGGCGCAGTTCGAGATCACCAACGACCCGGCGTACTCCGGGGAAACGTCCTACTCCTACACCGGCACTTCGGCCTCAGTGGTCTCCGGCGGGACAGCGAAGCTGACCATCCCGTCGGCGAGCCAGCTGGCCGGGGCGCACCTGCGGATGCGGGTGCGCGGCTATGACGGTACGGACTACGGATCCTGGTCGTCGTACCTCTACTTCGTGCCGAATGTCGCCAAGCCCGCTGCCCCGACCGTCACCTGCGACACATACACGCAGAACGACTGGACCGCCAAGGCCGACGCTGCCGTGTCCTGCACCCTGGACACCACGTCCTCCGACGGCGCCGGCTACCACTGGGGTCTGGACAACAGCAGCCTGCCGAACAAGAAGCTGGACACCACCAACGGCAACGGCGGTGACGCGCTCACCATCTCCGTCGACCCCGCGAATGGCTGGCACACGCTGTACGCGCGCACGGTCGACTCCGGAGGAAACCTTTCTTCGGCCACGACCGCCTACAGCTTCGGCGTCGGCGCGGACGGCGCGGCGATCCTTTCCCCGCAGGATGGCGACGATACTGCCCGCCGCCTCACCCTGTCCGCCAAGGGCCTGACCTCCTACACCGGGGTCACCTGGGAGTACCGCCGCGGGGAGGAGGACTCCTGGCATACCGTGCCGGTCGGTGACGTCACCGCTTCTGGCAGCGCGGTCTCCGCCTGGCCGGTCGCGGTCACCTCCGGCACCGCGACCAAGCTGGTGTGGAACACGGTGAACACCTTGTCCGAGGACGGTGTGATCGAACTCCGTGCCGCCTTCACCAATGGCACCACCACCGGCCACTCCCAGACTGTCGAGGTCACCCTCGACCGGGACGCCGGCACCGCGCCGAGCGCCCCCGTGGGGCCCGGGTCAGTGAACCAGCTGACCGGTGACTACACCCTGGCAGCCACCGACGCCTCGGCGTTCGACACGACGGTGAGCCGAGTCTTCTCATCCCGGGCGAACGACACGGACGACGAGGGCCAGGCACAGATCTTCGGCCCGGGGTGGGTCTCGTCCGTTGCTTCCCAGGGCGCGGCTTACACGCAGGTGCGTGCTACCTCCAGCACCTCGGTCGAGGTGCTGAGCGCGGACGGCGGCACCATCGCGTTCACGAGCACCACCGGCGGCGGCTGGAAGGCCCAGACGGGCCATGAGTCCCTGACCCTTACGGGCACGTTGTCGGGGACGAAGTTCACCCTCACCGACACCGATTCCAACAGCACCGTGTTCGCCAAGGCCTCGTCCGCGGTCTCGACCTGGACCCTGTCGTCCACGGCTTCCGCGGTGGGCGACTCGTCCGTCACCATCGCGTCGGAGTCGGTGGTGGTCGGCGACGACACGCTGGCCCGTCCGAAGTACGTCATCTCCCCGACGCCGGCGGTCACCACGGCCGCCTGCCAGGCGGACCCCTCGACGAAGGGCTGCCGGGTACTGGAGTTCGTCTACGCCGACACCACCACCGCCACGAGCAGTGCCCTGGGCGACTACAAGAACCAGGTCAAGGCCGTGAGGCTGTGGGCAACCAGCCCGGGTGCCTCCGCTGCCACGACCGAAACAATCACGTCCTACGCCTATGACGCTTCCGGGAACCTGCGCAGTGTGTGGGATCCGCAGATCAGCCCGGCACTGAAGACGACCTACACCTACGACTCGGATGGCCTCCTCGCGACCCTCACCGAGCCGGGGCAGCTTCCCTGGACCTTCAGCTACGGCACGGCCGGCTCCGCGTTGACCTCAGGTGCAGGCATGCTGCTGAAGGCCTCGCGCTCCGCGCTCGCCCAGGGGTCGAATACTGACGTCTCCGGTACGGCAGTGACCAGCGTCGTCTACGACGTCCCGCTGTCCGGCTCCACGGCTCCGTACCAACTGGACCAGGACACCGTCGCCGGCTGGGCCCAGGACGAGGCACCGACCGACGCCACGGCGGTTTTCCCGCCCGGCTCGTTGCCTTCCTCCCACACCGGGAGCGCCCTCGCCGCCGACGCATACACCACCGCCACCATCACCTACATCGACGCGAACGGTCAGGAAACCAATACCGCCACACCCGGTGGCTCGATCACCACGACCGAGTACGACGAGTTCGGCAACACGGTTGCCGAACTGAGTGCCGCCAACCGTGAACTGGCATTGGGTACCGCTACTGGCGCCGCCGACACGCTGGCCGCGCTCGGTCTGGCCGACCTGTCCACCGCGGACCGGGCCCCGCTGCTGGCCGTGGTCTCGGAGTACTCCTCCGATGGCGAGCGCCTGTTGGACGAGTACGGTCCACTGCACGAGGTCACCCTCACCGCGCAACTGGCGGGTTCCACCACCGAGTCCACCCTCGCGGCGGGATCGGTTGTCCCCGCCCGCCCGCACACGTCGTACGCCTACGATGAGAACCGTCCCTCCGGCGCCAAGTTGTCGGACCTGGTGACCACCACCAAGACCGGCGCCCTTGTCGACGGGTACGGTACGGACGCGGATGTCCGCACCGTGACCACCGCCTACGACTGGTCCACGGGCCAGACGACGGCCAGCGGAGGCGACGACACCACCGGCACGGCCGCCACTTACGACTCTGCCGGGAAGGTGGCCACCACTCGTACCGCGGGATCCAGCGGAACGGACGCCGCGACCATCAAGTACGAGTACTACACCGCCGACGGCACTGGTACCTGCGGGAGCCGATCGGAGTGGGCGGGCCTGGCCTGCCGCACCTCACCGGCGGCCGACATCACCGACGGCGGAACCAACCCCGACGAGACGGTCACCACCGTCTACACCTACGACCGGTGGCTCCAACTCGCCACGAAGACCGAGACCGCCAATGGCGTGACCCGCACCACGACCATCACTAAGGACAACGCGGGACGGCCGATCAAGACGACCATCAGCGGCGGCACCGGAAAGGACGTCCCGGCCACAACGGTCACCTACAACGAGACCAACGGCCAGCTGTCCCAGCGGACCGCGAACGGACAGACCATCGCCTACACCTACGACGCCCTCGGCCGCCCGACGTCCTACGGCGACGGTGCCGGCAACGTCACCACCACCTCCTACGACATCCTCGACCGGCCCGTGAAGGTCACGGACTCGGCTCCGTCCACGGTGACCTACGCGTACGACACGGCCGGCAACCGCAAGTCACTCACGGACTCGGCCGCGGGAACCTTCAGCGCGTCCTACGACGCCGACGGCACCCTCGTCTCCGAGTCTCTGCCCGGCGGCACCACGCTGACCATCGGCACGGACACCACCGGCACCGAGACAGGTCGGGTCTACGCCGATGCCAACGGCACGGCGATCGTCTCGGACACCGTCCGCCACAACGCACGCGGTGAACGGGTCGGACACACCCAGACCGACGGCTCCACCACGGACACCACCTACACCTACGACAGTGCCGCACGCCTCACCGAGGCCACCGACACCACCGCCACCGGCTGCACCACCCGCGCCTACACCCTTGACGCGAGCAGCAACCGCACCGCGCTGAAGACCACCACTGACGACTGCGACAGCAGCACCGACGATGCCACCACGGCCTCGACGTCGTACGACTACGACAGCGCGGACAGGCTCATCGCGTCCGGCGTGGCCTACGACGCGTTCGGCCGAACCACCACCAGCGGCAACAGCACGCTGACCTACTACGCCAACGACCTCGTGAACAGCGAGACCGTCGGCACCAGCCGCCGCACCTGGACCCTGGACGCTGCCGCGCGACTGGCCGTGTCCACCGACCAGACCCAGGCGACGGATGGATCCTGGACCACCACGGGCAGCATCACCAACCACTACGGCTGCGACTGTGACAGCCCCAGCTGGAGCAAGTCCTCGTCAGGCGCCGTCAGCCGCAACGTGGCCGATCTGACCGGCGCTCTCGCGGCGGTCACCACGGCCTCGGGCGACACCGTGCTCCAACTGTCCAACACCCACGGGGACATCACGGTCCAGCTCCCGCTGGACACCTCCGTGGCGCCGACCGTCCAGCAGTACGACGAGTACGGCAACGCACTCGATGGAACGGTATCGACCGCATACGGGTGGCTGGGCTCCTACCAGCGGGACAGCGGCACGCTCAGCGGCATCACGCTCATGGGCGTCCGGCTCTACGACGCCGGAAGCGGCCGCTTCCTCCAAAGCGATCCGGTATACGGAGGGAACGACAACAGCTACGAGTACTGCCGCGGAAACCCCGTCTCCTGCACGGACCTCAGCGGCGCCTACTCCTACTCGTACACCTACTACCTTGGTGGGTACTTCAGCTCCGCCAAGACGGTGTTCAAGTGGATCCGCAATCATTTCTGGGTGTTCCCCCTCAGCGGGTGCGGTTCCACCCTCAACCGGGGCGAGCGATGCAACCTCAAGCCCGTGCTCGGTCCCGTCAAGGTGGAGAAGCTGACCTCGACCTACTTCCAGTTCCTCTCCCTGAAGGGGCACTTCGAAGGCCCCGGCAAGCGGCTGAGGTTCACCTTCAGCAAGAGCTGGGGAGTTGTCTCCATGAAGGTCAAGGCATGGGGCCCCAACAAAACCAGATGCGACAACAACACGCTCTGCTCGACAGCGAACAAGATCGCGGCGCGGACCGGATTCGCGCTGTTCGCCTCCAATATCGCCTTCTACACGTCGGCCTACGGAATCTGGTGA
- a CDS encoding amino acid ABC transporter ATP-binding protein, which yields MTNTAREKPEIQVRGLHKSFGTNEVLRGIDLEIGQGEVVCVIGPSGSGKSTLLRCVNLLEEPTQGRVFVGGTEITDPDVDIDAVRRRIGMVFQQFNLFPHLTVTENLTLPQRRVLRRDKTRAAKVAADNLRRVGLSEKATAYPASLSGGQQQRVAIARALAMDPEVMLFDEPTSALDPELVGDVLAVMRMLANEGMTMMVVTHEMTFAREVADRVVFMDGGLIVEEGSPDRVITNPQQARTRHFLSRLLDPAMAEVQDDESAP from the coding sequence GTGACGAACACCGCACGTGAGAAGCCCGAGATCCAAGTCCGGGGCCTGCACAAGTCGTTCGGCACCAACGAGGTGCTGCGCGGTATCGACCTGGAGATCGGCCAGGGCGAGGTGGTCTGCGTCATCGGCCCCTCCGGCTCCGGCAAGTCGACTCTCCTGCGGTGCGTGAACCTGCTCGAAGAACCCACCCAGGGACGGGTGTTCGTCGGCGGCACCGAGATCACCGACCCCGATGTCGACATCGACGCCGTACGCCGCCGTATCGGCATGGTCTTCCAGCAGTTCAACCTCTTCCCGCACCTGACCGTCACCGAGAACCTCACCCTCCCGCAACGCCGGGTCCTGCGCCGCGACAAGACCCGGGCCGCGAAGGTCGCTGCCGACAACCTCCGCCGCGTAGGCCTGTCGGAGAAGGCCACCGCCTACCCCGCGTCCCTCTCCGGCGGCCAGCAGCAACGCGTAGCCATCGCAAGGGCGTTGGCGATGGACCCCGAGGTCATGCTCTTCGACGAACCGACGTCGGCACTCGACCCCGAGCTGGTGGGGGACGTGCTCGCGGTCATGCGGATGCTCGCGAACGAGGGCATGACCATGATGGTCGTCACCCATGAGATGACGTTCGCGCGCGAGGTGGCCGACCGGGTTGTGTTCATGGACGGTGGGTTGATCGTCGAGGAGGGGTCTCCAGACCGGGTCATCACCAACCCGCAGCAGGCCCGTACCCGCCATTTCTTGTCCCGCCTGCTGGACCCCGCGATGGCTGAAGTACAGGACGACGAAAGCGCGCCCTAA
- a CDS encoding amidohydrolase family protein has product MSDLPVLHMKGRVLVGPEDIRDDLWVIDGRISYDRPTHGRDIRTVDGWALPGLVDAHCHVGLGTHGPVDAETAEQQALTDRDAGTLLLRDAGSPSDTRWIDDREDLPKIIRAGRHIARTRRYIRDFAHEIEPDELVAYVAQEAQRGDGWVKLVGDWIDRDLGDLSACWPREAVEAAIAEAHRLGARVTAHCFAEDALRDLVEAGIDCIEHATGLTEDLIPLFASRGVAIVPTLVNIATFPKLAEGGDARFPRWSAHMRRLYERRYDTVRAAYDAGVPVYVGTDAGGSLAHGLVAAEVAELVTAGIPAVEALSATAWGARRWLGRPGLEEGAPADFVVYEADPRADVRVLASPRRVVLNGLVVE; this is encoded by the coding sequence ATGAGCGATCTACCGGTGCTGCACATGAAGGGCCGAGTCCTGGTTGGCCCCGAGGACATCCGCGACGACCTCTGGGTGATCGACGGCCGCATCTCCTACGACCGTCCAACCCACGGACGTGACATCCGCACGGTAGACGGCTGGGCCCTCCCCGGCCTCGTCGACGCCCACTGCCACGTAGGCCTGGGAACCCACGGCCCCGTAGACGCCGAGACCGCAGAGCAACAGGCCCTCACCGACCGAGACGCCGGCACCCTCCTGCTCCGCGACGCGGGCTCCCCCTCGGACACCCGCTGGATCGACGACCGCGAAGACCTCCCGAAGATCATCCGCGCGGGCCGGCACATCGCCCGAACCCGCCGCTACATCCGCGACTTCGCCCACGAGATCGAACCCGACGAACTCGTCGCCTACGTCGCCCAGGAAGCCCAACGCGGCGACGGCTGGGTCAAGTTGGTCGGCGACTGGATCGACCGCGACCTCGGCGACCTGTCGGCCTGCTGGCCGCGCGAGGCGGTGGAGGCGGCCATCGCCGAGGCCCACCGGCTCGGCGCGCGCGTCACCGCGCACTGCTTCGCGGAGGACGCGTTGCGCGACCTGGTGGAGGCGGGCATCGACTGCATCGAGCACGCGACCGGCCTCACCGAGGACCTGATCCCGCTGTTCGCCTCGCGGGGCGTCGCGATCGTCCCGACCCTCGTGAACATCGCGACCTTCCCGAAGCTCGCGGAGGGCGGCGACGCCAGGTTCCCGCGCTGGTCGGCCCACATGCGGCGACTGTACGAGCGGCGCTACGACACCGTCCGGGCCGCCTACGACGCCGGCGTCCCGGTCTACGTCGGCACCGACGCCGGGGGTTCCCTCGCCCACGGCCTGGTGGCGGCCGAGGTCGCCGAACTCGTCACCGCCGGCATCCCCGCCGTAGAGGCGCTGTCGGCGACCGCGTGGGGGGCGCGGCGGTGGCTCGGGCGGCCGGGGCTGGAGGAGGGCGCGCCGGCGGACTTCGTCGTGTACGAGGCGGACCCGCGCGCCGATGTGCGCGTGCTGGCGTCGCCGCGGCGGGTGGTGCTGAACGGGCTGGTGGTCGAATAG